aatatttagttttatcaaaaaaagtcattgagataaattgttcgcctgTTTAAATGCTATGAATATTTacgaagaaattttttgaattttgaaaaaagtgatctcaaaaattttcaaaataccttaactttttgaattttcatccaaaatggctggctaacgaacttgaacttcagCTTTTGTCACTCATAGAGTCtgccaaaggccaatcgaatagatcaattttttcgaaagtgatAGTGCCCACAGcctgacatacatacatactacATACATAAatgcatacatgcatacagacagacacattcgtaaagccctttttttcggattcaggggctctcagaacatggacatttgacaaaaacggggggagggtcaaattttacacaaatataataccttctcttgatgagaatgtaataggtgaagggaattttgtagctacgttttggaacatacgcccttatgaatattttaatttgtcttttgtcGTTTCACCgaacagtcaatttcattatttataatgttgttttttttacgattaaaacgaaaactacgcgtTTTATCcagacattatttttttttaaatttagatttttttgggttaaacaacctttctcttatatcttgtgtcgtttgaccaaaaatgtaattttttttatttttaatgttgttattcacgaataaaatagaaactaacaatcggtaaaaaaaatgttatctattttttcttagcttgctTCATGTGTCgagaaatttaagttttgtattttcactgtttttttataaataaaacaaaaactacgtgtcctataaaaaagtgattcataacaaatttgtaaattttttgggtgcacaatgtttgtcttatcattttttatcctatcttgcatagtttgaccgcagaATGCAATTTATGATTTTGGATTAGTTTTTGtaaggtcaaaatttgaattatcaatttttcgaaagtattcaaaaagttgttatgaaaatcttgtagggctttcgaaaattaacatttttacttttcaaatactattaacaagtgtacagagaatttttgaatcatgaaaaaatgtggtctcaaaaactttcaaaatacgttcacttttagaatttttatccaaaatggctcaccaacgaacttggcatttagcttaggacactaaaagagtgtatcaaaggccaatctaattgattattttgttcaaaatttgtcatgttcatggacagacagacataaagacagacagacacattcgtaaaaacctgtctttcggattcaaggggcctcaaaacgtgaatttttatcaaaaactgggagggggggggggtaaattttatacaaatctaataccttctctgatgagaatgtattaacaTACGTTGTGatcagaatgtgcccacgaagcgggcgaatttttttgttttttaatgttaatcatgtttttcattattagagtcaaaactatacatcctatcaaaaagtggttaataacaaatttggagatcttattcaaatgcacaatttttgtctgttCATGTTTTACCGCATGTTGcagtttggccaaaaaatgtaatttttggatttttcattattttgtatgctgtcaaaatctgatttttgattttccaagaaaattaaaaaagttgtgataatcttgtagggcattcaaaaagcaacatttttcttctcttgacttgttttcatatcgtgcgttatttggcctaaaatgttcattttcgtgtgttttttggaattttgtaaatgcaactcttgtaatttttaatattatgaaaaaagtcattgggataaattgttcgaatttttgaatactatgaataaccgtacagagaattttttaatttttggaaaagtggtctcaaaaaaattcaaaatgtgcccactttttaaatttttgtccaaaatggctggctaacgaacttgacctttagtttaggacactaaacgagtgtagcAAAGACACAtatagtagattaattttttcaaaagttatcgtgttcacagacagacagacatacagacagaaatacagacagacatacagacagacacattcgtaaaaaagtgtttttcggattcagagggtctcaaatcGTGAAacgggaaattctttttttttaattgattttttttatttgttttatttttttgattgaataattttagttgaggatttaattgcagttaaatcctcaactaaaattatgaattttcaattaaaaaaaaaaaaaaaaattataaagaatttcaacttagaccaaatacttgaattttcaacccaaaagattaattttatgctaaaaaagacgaaattgccaacgaaatagttggatttttagactataaaagattaatttctatccaaaaattacattgttcaattttcattataaaaaataataattttcaatttaaaaagcgaatttattatgaaaaagttaaattatttactaaatggtttaaactaaatagttgaactaaaaattcaatttctaccaaatgtTTATCccaaatgtataatttattctaaaatataataaattctcaTGATTAACAAgcgcaaacaactttttaaacaaataataattatttaaacaactccAAATTAGTGAAAAAAGTACTAGGAAACTTTTCACTCATCgaatgaaaatagtttatgttGGGAATGTGCCAAACATTATCGTGTTTAGcatgaatttgacataaaactgctatttagCATTTTTAAGAGCATTTCACGAACACAATACAAGAgattgaaaagcaaaaaaaataaaagataattcatAGCTTTATTTTCATACTTCTATTGGGCGGGGCAGTTTTGGCTCAATTCAGGATCATCGAAAATTGCCTACTTAACCGCTGGGCTCAATTCGTGACGAGAAAGGCAAGGGTGGTTCACCGCAGGCTCAATTCGGGTGCGCCCGCCAGCCCGGGCCCGGCCACtcagcagccccccccccccacgctatgaggaccctttcattgaagatattaaccgattttcgtcaaatttcttttcatttccttaaaattagattagaaaattgattcaactacttaaaattagtttattaacatattaacacattttaatctttctcaaccggttctaattctctcgcgtgaagcatggtgtgtcaagcagtgaagcagtcaagtgtccccccttggcggcagggtattgtgaaaaatgtGAGGGCGGtggccctgccgctccccaggatgtgcataaaaagtttgggaatcgctggtctcTCTAGACTCTAATGGAAAATGTCAGGGAAAAAGGAGAAGACGAACTTAATGGTGATATGACTTATGAGGAAATGGTAACATGTATTAGAAGATGAAGGTGGAAAAAGCTCCTGGAGAAGATTTGATCCCTATTAAATTTATtcggggaatttaaaaaaatttcaaaaacttaaaacgtAATATAGGGACAAAAATTGAACAGGAGATTCCAAAATACTGGAGGAGGATAAACTAGTCCACCTACTTTGAGGACTATGGGAAATGGAAAACTAGGATGGGCAAAGAGGAATTTTGGAAAATCAAGGATTCAGTATTTCTGTATACCTGGAAGAAGTACAATAGGATAAACTTAGATGTGGAAATGTCGGGAAATCTGATAATAAGGGTTTCAGGGATCTAAATTGTAGGCTTTGCCAGTGAGGTTGATCTCATGAAGCACATATGGCACAGGAACTTATTGACAAGAGTATGGTAGAAGAGGTAGAAAGATGGTTATACCCAGATAATAATCGTGCGACGCATATTACACTCATCCCATGCGAGGTACGCTGTGTGAGTCATAACGCACGCATGTTGCCACCACCATTCGCAACGGAGTGATGGGTAGGAGCGTGCGTGCGCATTGCGTCTCATTTCGCCATCACGACGGACCTCACGTGTGACTGCATTCCTTTGACACACGCGTGCGTCCAACGTACATCattagtaaattattattattaatgtaataatattaacaattataaataCTTCCATAATACAATACTCCAATATGAATGAACCAAAACAGCGGTACAAGTTATCTGCtagattttgtttatttataaaaattaaaatattccaaattgtgGCATAAGAGTTAATAaatagagaaaataattaaaatgcaacCAAAGAATCAGCATAAcaccataaaatttaatttagaagcaGAAAACTGATAATTCAAAAACACacgatttattattaaaattgaggaatccctaaaattaattaaacaaaactcTACAATTCTAGCTTGTACACATATTCTAATATTTCAATCTTATTTCAATCTTACGTGATTGTCGAGATTCATAGAAAAATCCTGAGAGCAAATTAATACATACTGAAATAATACGTTTTAATTCATCAAATCGTGACTTCGTCATTTTCGTCATATTCGTTCAAGTACACTTTTGAGTATTAACAAggcacataaaaaaaaattacatttttttatcttaaatttatgtACAAGTGACAGTAGGCTCATCAGCGATTGGCGGCAGTGGTTGCCAGTATTCACAAATTTTTGCTGGAGCTGGTAAAAGATACCCATCAGGATCGAGGACATCTGGTGTTCTGAGTGTAACTGGGCCCTGAGGGGGCCGTGGTAATGTTTCCATTTCAGCAAAAGCTTCTTCAgcttttcttaaatattccaaaacatcTGGAAATCGCAAGCGATCTCTTGGTTCTGTTTTCCAGCAATCTTTCATTATTTGACACACATAGGGTGGAGAGTCTTCTGGTGGTATCAACATTATACCTTGCAAAATTAGCTTAACCacctgaaaaatcatttattaattaatttttcattgtcaaAAACTTTGAGAGAGCGGTTtagaaaaacctgaaaatcagggattttgaattttttgaaaaagtcaggGCATTTCTATAAGAAGCAttgtaaattgttttatttcgtttataaaagattatatgttgaaaatattataagattaagATTCTAGTAGTTGAAAATTActaatcagaaaaaatgaaatattggtccgggaaaaatgagggaattttgaaaatggagcTATGCGACTATTCTAATATGTcagtcatttttttgaaatttgattgaactatttaattgaaaagtcatattttggtaaaaaacatAACTTTCTTTTGTTGAgttatattttggtattgaaaattaattgacattatttacatcttgagaagatttcaaacaattttaaacaaattgtaaattttggaaGATCTTGAAAATGAAGTTTCCTAAGAAtgttgaaaggttttaagagaataaaaaaattttcttacgatTCCTGGAAAActcatagatttttttatttttcaaaattaattttaaaagaataattctaaagatttcataaaattttaaaagattttcaaacatctCTAATAacaatctagaagattttaagtcaattaaaaaaaaaattaactcaccTCCTCGTTATTATGCCCGTAATAAGGTTGCTTTCCAAAGGAATAAACTTCCCAAAGAACGACCCCAAAACTCCACACGTCACTTTCTAATGTGAAGCGACCATACATCACACTTTCCGGAGACATCCAACGTACTGGAAGCAACCGCGAACCTCCCatctataaaaattaacaataaatttaaaaaactaaaaaattaagagaCTTTTGATTGGGTTATTTTAATGCAGCTTTTTTTCTCTTAaactattataaaagaatttgttCTCACTTTGTAATAATCACACGTATAAACATCCCTCGACATTCCGAAATCTGCAATTTTGACAATCAGACCATATCCCACTAGGCAATTCCGACATGCCAAATCTCGGTGAACGAATCTTTGTGTTGATAAATACATCATTCCTTCAGCTATTTGGGTAATTATCCAGTGTAGCGATTCCTGCAGGTATAAATTGTTGATCAATTAACAAGCTTTAAATACACGTGCGAAAAACGCGTCTCcacattttctgatttttattttataacattaaaaatataaacaatttgaaaatgcattatttaactCTCTGAAGATCTcgaaactctctctctctctctctgtgtaGTCGTCCCTTTCCCAACTTCCCgattttacttatttaataattggaattttttaaattgtatcatttgaaattttaagaaattgaaatggCATTACTTCTAatcaaaagcgttcaaaattgaataaattagaaTTGGAAAcattgaattcaaattatttacatttcgagtccattaaaatttgagaatttgaaattgaacacGTGAATGAATACATTGGAAgattattctttattaatttaaagaaatttccttcttttatttataattcttatgATTTGGTACTTACCCTTGTCAAGGGTTCAAGATCTGATCTGGAAGACCTAAAATGATGTGGAGAATTGGCTCTTAATACTTCTGTAAGGTCACCATATGGCATATATTCGAATACCATCCAAGGACTATGTCCTATTTCGCGAAGGACAACCCCTTTAAGAAGTAAGATATTTGGATGACGAAAAGTTGACATTATATCAACTTCTCGCATAAAATCATCCTCAACTTCTCGTGAAGCCGATTCTTTTAATACCTTAACTGCTACTATTTCTACTGATTCTCCATACTGTAGTTCACCtgaaatcattaataattattatttttctgttattttttgcCATACAGAATTAATTCAGGGTGGCCATAGGTCCAGGAAAATCTTGAAAGCAGGGAAATATCAGAAAATTTTGTTGGACAGGAAAAGTCAGgtaaaagtcaaggaatttctgtaagaagcaaTTTATGTAATTGCcaaaaataatcagggctgcaACATAGTCACTTTTAGtctcttttttttctcaaatcactttataataattttttacagataaGATTActataatcactttttaaaaatagaaataaattactcaagtaatttttatttcaataaattaacttattccaaggtattttcaagattaaaaaatactcaaggaatttctatggattttaaaAGAACGAAGATTTTTTTCATGAGGTTTTACAAAGTGGCCTACAATGTCGGAAAATATTGAATCATTTGataggacctataaggttttagaataattaaaaagactgtaccgaattttacaagattttttaggatttaaagtGATCCTAGGAGTTTTAAAAGTTAGGTATTTAGAtacattttccagaatttcaggaaaaattagatttaatgtaattttgtaggattttataatatcttaACGGAATTGAAAGAATGTATTCTTAAGAATTAAGGTATTTAACGTTATgagggcatttttttaaatttcgaaaaatttttaaaagctttaaaaaattgtaacggatttcaaaacattttacagaATACGAGATATTTTAGGGttcttttaatcaatttcaataatCTGTAGTCATCAttgcaaatgattaaaaatattttagggtagctcaaataatttaaaaaaaattgtaatagattttattaatttgaagcgatttcaaaagattaaaaattttttgaagtatttttaaaaattccaaggaattctaaagtgctttaaaaggttttaaagggggtttcaaaagattttaaattatcagaaatattttccGGAACTTTAAGATTGCGAAGAATTTGCAAGAGATTTCgacaatttgaagggattttaacagATGatagtgtatttttttaaactcccaAGGGATTtgttaagagtttaaaaaagttttaaggtatttcaaaatatttctacgaattgaaatatcttaggatgttttaaaagattccaatgtcttttcataagttttaaacgttttaaaggaatttcaaaggatttaaattattgtaagagCCAAAAAAAACCTGCATGGGGTTTTAAATAGTGTCttagaatttcagaagaaatacGATGAATTTATTGAACCaataagattttagaatatttttaaacattttaagaattttaatgattattattataaaagatttcaaggaattttcaatgaattttagtaatttgaagggatttaaaatttgtttaaaggattttacagtattttaaataattttaagtaatttttaagtttcaacaatttttgtttaatgtatcctgaagtttttaaaactcaccttgaattctcagaaatttcagcaaattgttttaaatttccttaaatttttctacaCTTGTttaaaacttactgaattcaatttattttttaatactttttcttaaaaattcactttaatctTTGCAAACTTACTATGAATTTTGATGGAATTTCATCACATTCTTCTCAGTTTTCTCAATTTCCtagaaattaactttaattttactgaaatcaatgaaactaaaaaaaatccaattcatttgtattcttttgaattagtttgaatcctttttgaatttttatgactttctCCTAAATCCGTTAAGATTGACCTAAACTACTTATTgacgaattcttttaaattcaccagATCTAtagtcacattattaatgcacatGAGTCACTTTTAAATTCTATCTTACAAATcttacaagattagaattttggaattttaaatattaatatattttttgatttgctGGGTTTTACGACATAAATAtcgtaaataatttgatattcttttttgttttcggatctgaaatgaatatttttttccaatattaatttttatttctaagaaaaatggaaaaatattcagGATATATTAATAGGAATTCTGGGtggaaaagcaaagtttttccaAGGAGGGCAAGTGAGGGGGTGTGTAAGAATTGAGGGAAAATGAAGgtggggaagtgaggggaaatgaggagagGGAGTGTAGTTAAAATGAATAGAAATGAGGTTAGAGGAATTAGGGAAATGAGGAAAATAAAGGAGAGGAGAAATGAGGGGTGGGATAGTAGGGAACGTTAGCGGAGTGTATTTAGAGAGCGGGAGGATAAATGAAGGTAGGGGAAGTGGGAAAATAAGAGTAGGCGAAGTGGTGAAATGAAGGTAAATCAGGGGAAATGTGGGTTGGGAAATTAGGggatgtttttgaattttcaataaaaaaattattgttctcgataaaaaatgtaatagttgataatgTAACAACAAAAAACTCATTGTTTACTTTAAATTACGAAAAGTTgactttaaccaaacaaaaattgattatcGCATcgaaaaacgtaatagttgattattcaacaaaaaactttttaaattaaaaatttaaaaaaaaacagttgaaatctaccaaaatggacgaattttcagtaaaatagttaaatcctcaggtaaaatgaaaaattagtcatggaaaagtcagg
This DNA window, taken from Belonocnema kinseyi isolate 2016_QV_RU_SX_M_011 chromosome 9, B_treatae_v1, whole genome shotgun sequence, encodes the following:
- the LOC117180448 gene encoding muscle, skeletal receptor tyrosine protein kinase-like; amino-acid sequence: MINNNRRQIVRRRSPRRRGISSAENLSELPSTTHSPELLTRLTAETMHIDCTGSSRVCGGETACRQINHTASICVCPHDSSLPTPDMKCPTRIVVPKPPKPIHNIIPPSGNINDSSTVHPEAEQVEQARQKVPEIVGIAVGCFLVLAIVTSVIYCYRRRNYNAKSKRNSLDNTPRNLKKSLLLDSKSTRNPQYFACSSPEVPLLQRDSLVFLQDIGEGCFGKVYKGELQYGESVEIVAVKVLKESASREVEDDFMREVDIMSTFRHPNILLLKGVVLREIGHSPWMVFEYMPYGDLTEVLRANSPHHFRSSRSDLEPLTRESLHWIITQIAEGMMYLSTQRFVHRDLACRNCLVGYGLIVKIADFGMSRDVYTCDYYKMGGSRLLPVRWMSPESVMYGRFTLESDVWSFGVVLWEVYSFGKQPYYGHNNEEVVKLILQGIMLIPPEDSPPYVCQIMKDCWKTEPRDRLRFPDVLEYLRKAEEAFAEMETLPRPPQGPVTLRTPDVLDPDGYLLPAPAKICEYWQPLPPIADEPTVTCT